From a single Vicugna pacos chromosome 4, VicPac4, whole genome shotgun sequence genomic region:
- the DAB2IP gene encoding disabled homolog 2-interacting protein isoform X10, which translates to MPRLKESRSHESLLSPSSAVEALDLSMEEEVVIKPVHSSILGQDYCFEVTTSSGSKCFSCRSAAERDKWMENLRRAVHPNKDNSRRVEHILKLWVIEAKDLPAKKKYLCELCLDDVLYARTTGKLKTDNVFWGEHFEFHNLPPLRTVTVHLYRETDKKKKKERNSYLGLVSLPAASVAGRQFVEKWYPVVTPNPKGGKGPGPMIRIKARYQTITILPMEMYKEFAEHITNHYLGLCAALEPILSAKTKEEMASALVHILQSTGKVKDFLTDLMMSEVDRCGDNEHLIFRENTLATKAIEEYLKLVGQKYLQDALGEFIKALYESDENCEVDPSKCSATDLPEHQGNLKMCCELAFCKIINSYCVFPRELKEVFASWRQECSSRGRPDISERLISASLFLRFLCPAIMSPSLFNLLQEYPDDRTARTLTLIAKVTQNLANFAKFGSKEEYMSFMNQFLEHEWTNMQRFLLEISNPETISNTAGFEGYIDLGRELSSLHSLLWEAVSQLEQSIVSKLGPLPRILRDVHTALSTPGSGQLAGTNDLASTPGSGSSSISAGLQKMVIENDLSGLIDFTRLPSPTPENKDLFFVTRSSGVQPSPARSSSYSEANEPDLQMANGGKSLSMVDLQDARTLDGEAGSPAGTDALATDGQAPTTQLVAGWPARAAPVSLAGLATVRRAGQTPTTPGTSEGAPGRPQLLAPLSFQNPVYQMAAGLPLSPRGLGDSGSEGHSSLSSHSNSEELAAAAKLGSFSSAAEELGRRPGELARRQMSLTEKGGQPTVPRQNSAGPQRRIDQPPPPPPPPPPAPRGRTPPTLLSTLQYPRPSSGTLASASPDWAGPGARLRQQSSSSKGDSPELKPRAVHKQGPSPVSPNALDRTAAWLLTMNAQLLEDEGLGPDPPHRDRLRSKDELSQAEKDLAVLQDKLRISTKKLEEYETLFKCQEETTQKLVLEYQARLEEGEERLRRQQEDKDIQMKGIISRLMSVEEELKKDHAEMQAAVDSKQKIIDAQEKRIASLDAANARLMSALTQLKERYSMQARNGISPTNPTKLQITENGEFRNSSNC; encoded by the exons ATGCCGAGGCTGAAGGAGTCTCGCTCCCACGAGTCCCTGCTCAGCCCCAGCAGCGCGGTGGAGGCGCTGGACCTCagcatggaggaggaggtggtcatCAAGCCCGTGCACAGCAGCATCCTGGGCCAGGACTACTGCTTCGAG GTGACAACGTCGTCAGGAAGCAAGTGCTTCTCCTGCCGGTCAGCAGCCGAACGGGATAAGTGGATGGAGAACTTGCGGCGAGCGGTGCATCCCAACAAG GACAACAGCCGGCGTGTGGAGCACATCCTGAAGCTGTGGGTGATTGAGGCCAAGGACCTGCCGGCCAAGAAGAAGTACCTGTGCGAGCTGTGCCTGGACGACGTGCTGTATGCACGCACCACGGGCAAGCTCAAGACCGACAACGTCTTCTGGGGCGAGCACTTCGAGTTCCACAACCTGCCGCCCCTGCGCACCGTCACCGTCCATCTGTACCGGGAGACcgacaagaagaagaagaaggagcgCAACAGCTACCTGGGCCTGGTCAGCCTGCCCGCCGCCTCGGTGGCCGGGCGGCAGTTCGTGGAGAAGTGGTACCCGGTGGTGACGCCCAACCCCAAGGGCGGCAAGGGCCCTGGGCCCATGATCCGCATCAAGGCGCGCTACCAGACCATCACCATCCTGCCCATGGAGATGTACAAGGAGTTCGCTGAGCACATCACCAACCACTACCTGGGGCTTTGTGCGGCCCTCGAGCCCATCCTCAGTGCCAAGACCAAGGAAGAGATGGCGTCGGCCCTGGTGCACATCCTGCAGAGCACAGGCAAGGTCAAG GACTTCCTGACGGACCTGATGATGTCAGAGGTGGACCGCTGTGGAGACAATGAGCACCTCATCTTCCGGGAGAACACGCTGGCCACCAAGGCCATTGAGGAGTACCTCAAGCTGGTGGGCCAGAAGTACCTGCAGGACGCACTAG GTGAGTTCATCAAAGCTCTGTATGAGTCGGATGAGAACTGTGAAGTGGACCCAAGCAAGTGCTCGGCCACTGACCTCCCTGAGCACCAGGGCAACCTCAAGATGTGCTGCGAGCTGGCCTTCTGCAAGATCATCAACTCCTACTG CGTCTTCCCACGGGAGCTGAAGGAGGTGTTCGCCTCGTGGCGGCAGGAGTGCAGCAGCCGGGGCCGGCCGGACATCAGCGAGCGGCTCATCAGTGCCTCCCTGTTTCTGCGCTTCCTCTGCCCGGCCATCATGTCGCCCTCACTCTTCAACCTGCTGCAGGAGTACCCCGACGACCGCACTGCCCGCACCCTCACCCTCATCGCCAAGGTCACCCAGAACCTGGCCAACTTTGCCAA GTTTGGCAGCAAGGAGGAGTACATGTCGTTCATGAACCAGTTCCTGGAGCACGAGTGGACCAACATGCAGCGCTTCCTGCTGGAAATCTCCAACCCCGAGACCATCTCCAACACGGCTGGCTTCGAGGGCTACATCGACCTGGGCCGCGAGCTCTCCAGCCTGCACTCGCTGCTCTGGGAGGCCGTCAGCCAGCTGGAGCAG AGCATTGTATCCAAACTGGGGCCTCTGCCTCGAATCCTGAGGGATGTTCACACGGCACTGAGCACCCCAGGGAGTGGACAGCTTGCAGGGACCAACGACTTGGCCTCCACACCTGGCTCCGGCAGCAGCAGCATCTCAGCTGGGCTGCAGAAGATGGTGATCGAGAATGATCTCTCTGG TCTGATAGATTTCACCCGGTTACcgtctccaacccccgaaaacaAGGACTTGTTTTTTGTCACAAGGTCCTCCGGGGTCCAGCCCTCACCTGCCCGCAGCTCGAGTTACTCGGAAGCCAACGAGCCTGATCTTCAGATGGCCAACGGTGGCAAGAGCCTGTCCATGGTGGACCTCCAAGACGCCCGCACACTGGACGGAGAGGCGGGCTCCCCGGCGGGCACTGATGCCCTCGCCACTGACGGGCAGGCACCTACCACTCAGCTGGTGGCTGGGTGGCCGGCCCGGGCAGCTCCGGTGAGCCTGGCAGGGCTGGCCACGGTGCGGCGGGCAGGCCAGACGCCGACCACACCAGGCACCTCAGAGGGCGCGCCGGGCCGGCCCCAGCTCTTGGCACCGCTCTCCTTCCAGAACCCTGTGTACCAGATGGCGGCCGGCCTGCCGCTGTCTCCTCGCGGCCTCGGCGACTCGGGCTCTGAGGGCCACAGCTCCTTGAGCTCCCACAGCAACAGCGAGGAGCTGGCGGCTGCCGCCAAGCTGGGAAGTTTCAGCAGTGCCGCTGAAGAGCTGGGGCGGCGCCCCGGGGAGCTGGCGCGGCGGCAGATGTCGCTGACTGAGAAGGGCGGGCAGCCCACAGTGCCCCGCCAGAACAGCGCCGGCCCCCAGCGGAGGATCGATCAGCCGCCGCCTCCACCCCCGCCGCCACCTCCTGCCCCCCGCGGCCGGACACCACCCACCCTACTGAGCACCCTGCAGTACCCCCGGCCCTCAAGCGGGACCCTGGCATCAGCCTCACCCGACTGGGCCGGCCCTGGAGCTCGGCTGCGGCAGCAGTCCTCCTCCTCCAAGGGCGACAGCCCGGAGCTGAAGCCTCGTGCGGTGCACAAGCAG GGCCCTTCACCCGTGAGCCCCAATGCCCTGGACCGCACGGCCGCCTGGCTCTTGACCATGAACGCGCAGTTGTTAGAAGACGAGGGCCTGGGCCCTGACCCCCCCCACAGGGATAGGCTAAGGAGTAAGGACGAGCTCAGCCAAGCAGAAAAG GACCTGGCAGTACTGCAGGACAAGTTGCGAATCTCCACCAAGAAGCTGGAGGAGTATGAGACCCTGTTCAAGTGCCAGGAGGAGACAACACAGAAGCTGGTGCTGGAGTATCAGGCACGGCTGGAGGAGGGCGAGGAGCGGCTGCGACGGCAACAGGAGGACAAGGACATCCAGATGAAGGGCATCATCAGCAG